The following nucleotide sequence is from Pseudomonas sp. S09G 359.
GGCAAGGGTAATGACACGATTCGCGACAACAGCGGGCATAACACCTTGTTGTTCAGCGGCGATTTTGGCCAGGACCGGGTGATTGGCTATCAGCCCACGGACACGCTGGTGTTTAAAGATGTGCAGAGAAATATGGACGTGCGCGAACACGGCTCGGATACGGTGATCAGCTTCGGCGCGGATACAGTGACGTTGGTGGGGGTGGTTGGGCTGACGGGGGAGGGGATTATCATCGGTTAAACCTGTGGGAGGGGGCTAGTCGAGTCGTCGCACCGCCCCTCCCACATTTGATTGGCTGAATCAGTCTTCTTTGCGTACGGTGGCGACGTCGTCGGCCTTGACGCGGATGCGCTTGCCGGCAATGTCAGTGAACTCGTAGAAACCGTCGGCGGTCTTGGTTTTTGGGGAATCCTTGGTCAAATACTGCGTGCC
It contains:
- a CDS encoding YgdI/YgdR family lipoprotein — protein: MNMKNLGLPLVALTFLLLAGCATQTVVTLQNGTQYLTKDSPKTKTADGFYEFTDIAGKRIRVKADDVATVRKED